The region TTGGGCTCTTCAAATCCTGGCAGAGGGCCATGTCAGATTCAGAACATGCTGGGTGGAAACCCTCAAGAACCATCTAGGGAGGAGACTGGAGAAGGGCTGGGACCCTCCATGCTCATCTACCTCAAAGTCCAGGGAACTGTAgtttcaggcatggctggatccaggagCTTAAGAGATATTACATGCCTCCATCTCCCAAATCTGCTTTCTCGGGTGCTGGGAAAGCTCTTCTCTCCTGGTGTACCCAGAAGCTCCAGGCTTGGTCCACCCAACAGCTCAGCAACCCCAGTAGAATGAGTGCATGGACCAGCTTGGGTCACTTGTCTTTCACTGGCAattggccaggcctgggtcaTGTAGCCACTCCAGCAGCTACAGCCAGACACCCCTGGGAGGATGCTGCACAGGGAGAAAAAACAGGTACCCGCACATGTTTGCTAAGCACTTCTTACCCTTGACCTAGGTCCCTATGAGCAGAGCAAGGTACAGAAGAGCTGGGCTTGGGATCTGGAGGCCTGACCTCAGGCAGGTCACCGGCCCATTCTGTCCCTTCACTTCATTTGTCCAATGGTTGCCCCTGCCCCTTCAGGGCCATGGATGGGAAAGGGCTGGGCCAGGAGCAGAAGGTGGCATCTTTGCAAGGGGTGTCCCTACCGGTCCTCCTGCCTCTTAAAGGAAGGTAATTAGCAAGTCTGGCCTGGACTTTGAGGACTGGCTCCCCTACCTCCTTGCACTCAGGGCTTGGTCGCACCCCTAGGCCTTAGCCCATGCTGTGCCACCTGCCCGAATCACTGGCTCACCCCAAAATCCCTATTTGTCTTTCAACATCCAACAAGCACCGCAtcctccccgcagccccccgctCACCTCTCCTGATGCCCTTCCTGGCTCCCATCAGCGGTGTCCCAGGGCCAGCCCATACCAGCGAGGACGGTCACTGGTACACACCTGTTCCCCATCCCATGTTTAGAGTCATTAAGTCCGTACTTGAAGttggccatggtgggagtattCACACGGTGGAAATAAGCAAACACTACCAACCAGGCTTTACTGAGTGCCTCCTGGGTACCAGACTGAGGATAGAGcttatccatccacccacccaccagtGTACCCACAGGCCCGGCCCTCATCTGCCAGCCCTCCACCTACAAATCCCTCCTGCCAGGTGGGCCAGCTCTGGTCTTGCTTTTGCGCCCACATTTGTGAGCTGGGCCCTTTCAAAGACGAAGCCAGTCAGGAGCTGTGTACAGCCTGGGTCAGAGCCTCCACCGAACCCCGGGCCTGGCATCGGCCAATCTCCCAggattcccctcccctccccagcatgCGCTCTGTGTGTGGACAGCTGAGCTGCTGCCCTAGGGAGCTTGAGGCCCAGGTGGCTCCTGGAAACTGTTGCCCCCAACAGGGTGTAAAACCCACAGCACACCTTAGCCAAAGAGTCTCCTAGGTGATGGCGGGGTGGTGAGGGCTGTTCACACACGCAGGAGCTACAGTTTCACATTTGTGCCGTCACCCGAGCTGCATACCACCTAATTCAATAGGACAGTCCCACTATTAAAACCATCATTGTTCTAGAACTTTCCACACCAAGGGCTCATGTATTCTCTCAGCGACTTTTCCCAACcacccagttttacagatgagtcaCAGAGAAGCTTTCAGCTGGATCAACTTCTAGCTCAGACTCgtccaaaaagagagaaagccaGAGCTGTCTCCTTCGAGCATCGCCCTGCAGCCTGGCCTCTGGGGAGGAGGACgggggaggagggcgggggcTGCAGGCTAGGTGGGGGTTCCCCTCAGCGCCCTGGGAACCGGCTTCTGAATCAGACTCCCTGCCACCTTTGCCCAGCTTGGTGGGCATGGAAAGCCGCCTCTAAAGGTCAATACCCTTAGGGGGGAAAcaatctattttctttccttctttctttctttctttctttcagtgaGTTGTGTGCTATATGTAGCATTTATATCTACCTCCTGTGCAAAACTGATGTTTAGTAGGTGCCTTCAAAACATCACTAAGAACAATTTCcttggcttcttttatttatttatttttatcctcactcaaaggacatttttttcattgcttttagagagagcagaagagggagagagaaacgtcaataccagagagagaagcattgattggttacctccccTGTGTGCCCGGGCAGGGGGTCGTACACACCCggacagggatcaaacccgcaacctaggcacatgccctgactgggattcgaaccctcATCCTTTTGGTTACGTGACGAcgctccaacgaactgagccacaccagccagggcttttcttggctttttaattcacatttcaaCAGACTCTGACAAATCATCAATAAGAACCTGACTTCCCCATTTCCCCAAGATGAGTAAATAAGATGTCAGGGGAGCGGGAGTGCTGTGTCTGTCATCACAGCTGATTCCTGTCtatcccagcccccaccctgacaGCCGATGGGGACACGGGGGCCTTGTGGTCCCCAACCTGTACCCAAGCGACCTGTACCCAAAGCCCAGCACAtacagtgcttaataaatatttcttgagtgcataaaggaaatttaaaaatggaccgaaggagccagaaaaaaaatttgaCTGGCAGAAGGCTGTGTTAAGAGAGAAGGCTGACTGATTTTAAGCCCGGAAACGCCCCCGAGTGTCCCTCTGCAGGGCGGGGACGGCCCACAGGCCGGGCTGTGGCTGCTTTCTCACCCCCACCCGCCTCCAGCACAAGCCTTGTCCCACCGCAGAAGGAAGGAAGCTGACGTTTATTGAGGGTCTGCTCTGGGCTGCACACTAGGTGGGCAACTTCACTGATTTCCCCCTAAGCTCAGTGGTGCTGTTCACAAAGCTGGACAGGAAATCCCAGCCCAAAGAGGGGCGGTCCGTCTGAGGCGGCACAGCCAGGACTCAGACCTAGGGGCACGTCCCATCCTGTTCCCCCCAAATCTTCGCACCCCGAACGGTGGTGAGGAACAGTATGGACTCTCTTGGCTCCTGGAGACACATGACCAGGAGGACAGGCAGTGTGCGGGCCCAGGAGGCCCTGTGGGCAGCGCTGGCCCAGGCTCTCAGTGCGACCCAGGGGCCAGCCCACGTGCCTGGCAGGGAAGGAGGCCGTCACCGTTCGCACATGGGCATGAAGGTTGTTCGCACAcgcaggcacactggtgtgctccTGAGCCACGCGCGCACGTAACACACTCCAGGCTCAGGGCCCCATCGAGGAGCCCAAAGGCTGCAGGCTCCTGCACACCACAGCCCAGGCGACCGTGTCTTCACGGCCCAGTGGCACGGCCAGTTCTGAACAGCCCGTCGGCCTCACTAGCTGGCCTGGGGCCCGGCTCCTGCGGGCGGAGGGGCCATGACCACCCACTGTCGGACGTAGCTCCTCGGGGGTCCCTCGTCCCTGGGGCCAGCGAAGTCACACTCCACAGGGCTGCCACAGTCCGAGCCTGCGAAGCCGCTGTCGAAGGTGTCCATGTCCAGGCCAGCGGGAGGTGAGCCTTCCTCGCTGTCAGACACCCCTCTGGACAGCCCACCACCCCAAGGTGGCCCTGGCACCCAACCAGCCTCATTTTCAAAGGGCAGCTTTAGTTTGTCAAAGAGGCTGCCCAGGTGGCCCCCAAGCCTGGCAGGGCCACCAGCTGCCACGCAGCCACAAGACAGGACTGTGGCCTTGGTACGCAAGAGCGGGTCCTCAGTGTCCAGGCCAGGCTCCAGGCCTGTGTCCAGGTTCAAGGCTGGATAGCCATCTTCCTCACAGGTACAGGGACAGGTGCACGGCTCCTCTGCATCCACCACGGTCACTGTGTCAATGGACACCAGACCATACGGCCGGTCTCCCTCCTGGCTGTAAGCTGAGCTGCCCAAGCTGCCTGCGGTGGAGGGGTCGGGGCCCCAGCAGTCCGGCTCGGGCACCCTGTCGGCTTCCAGCAGATCCACAGGCTCTGGCAGCAACGTGGTCACCAGCCCCGGGATTGCACTCAGCGGTGGGCAGCAGCTGTGTGTCTCCAGGGTCGAGAGCACCTCTGGGCTCCAGGGGCCCAGCTGCAGGCTGGAGGCAGTGAAGGGTGTGCCCACCCACTTCTGTGAGAGAGAACAGGGAGGAGAGTCACGGATGGGTTGGGGGCCAGGCGGGGTGTAAACTCAGACAGCGGGTGGCTCGCTGGCCAGGGGCCCGTGTGTGTGCAGGGGCCAAAACTCCTGTTAGGAACATGGGGGCAGGGGAGTCGGGGTCTGAGTGACAGAGCCCCCCACCTGTCCCGTTTTATTTCCTCCAGACATTTCTCAAAACCCAGCATTCTCTTGTTTGTGTCCCACCACCGTGGACACTCGGCCAGGACAGAAGGCCCGGTTCTTCTGGCCACAGCTCCAGCCCCAGAGGCTCACACAGGGCCCGGCACACGGTAAGTGCCCGATGAATGTTTAATAACTAAATGAATGAGCAGAGTGTGTCAGCGACAGGTGCTGGGAATGGCCTCTGTGTGCACGGTGGGGAAGGGCCGTGGCGTCACGATGGACTGAGGCAGCAGCCCCTCAGCGCTGAGCACCCCCCTCTGGATACAGGGTCTCCATCCAATCGGCGGAGGGAATCCCTGAGAACGAGAATCTCCCAGATCTGCACCGATCACCCTTGAAAAGTTCACCTAAGAACCCTGATGTGGCCACCACCACTGATTGGAAGTCACTTCTCAGCGGTGTGGCCTTGAACTATGTAccctctccgtgcctcagttccctcatctgtgagGGGGGCCTGCTAATAGTACCCACTCCACAGGGTTAtcgtgaggattaagtgagttacTGTCTGGGAGgctcctagcacagtgcccaggcCGCAGCGAGCGCTCTACGAGCACTGGTGAAATGGAGGCAAAACAGTTGTGATGTCTGAGCTTCTTGGAAGGTGCAGAGACAAGAGTAAAGGGTCCGTCCGCGTGGGCTGCAACCCACGCTGCTCCCCGGCCCACTAAAGCCTGGGTCTCTCGCGGCCCCTTGGGGTGACGAAGCGTCAGCGCAGCTCCAGGCAGACAGAAGGTGCTCAATCAATGCGCCAGTCCACATTTCCCGGCCTCCAGGCTCGCCTGCagcagccaggctgcccctcccGCCTTCACCACATCCTGTCTGTGGGAGGGCCCCTCCCGCCACCGCTGGGTGGGTGTTGAGCCGTAAATGGGCCCAGAGAACCCGTGGGCGCCAGTGGTGCTGCTGTGGTTGAAGCTTGGGCGGGggtttggggggatgggggggaggtgTATTTTGCAAGCGGGTCTATACCCTTCCCAGAACCTggtccctctccacccccataGCTGGGGCATCTAAGGGCCAGGAAGCTAATCTGCGGCCTgaggccccacccctcccccagttgGTTCCTTGGGCTGGAAGAGGCTGTTTAattctgcccccctccccagtaCTTCTGCACTTTGTGGATGCCAAGACCGAGGTCTGGCTcctggcctggctgggcctgcaggctggggctggggggaaggtGGGCTCCCAGAGAGGATAAGAGGCTTCGAGGGGCTTGACACAGGGTGGGGGGCTCTCACCTTGAAGTTTCCACTGTGGCCCACATACAGGTGCTGGAAGAATGACTCTGGGCTGGGCACCTGCACCCACACCTTCCACAGCCTGGGAGGGTAGAGATAAGGTGAGCCCCCACATGCCCCAGAGGGCTGCCCGGCCTCCCGCTCAGCTGTCCCCCAACTTTGTCCTGCAGGAGACCAAGTGCATCCAAAGACATATCCAGTTACCTCCTCTCTaccctgccccccagctccccacctgccctgggcctcaACGTCCACATTTGTAAACTGAGGGCAGCGTGTCCCCCAAGGTGCGGCTGCCTGTTGTGTACGGGGCGAATGCGGCCCAGCTGAGCCTGCACTTCCCCCTCTAGCACCAGGGGGGCCAAGAACCAGGGAGCGCACCCAGCGCCCAGCGCCAAGGGCACTCCTGAGAGCCGTGGCGCCCCCAAGCTTCTCTGCCTGTCCACGGCTGGAGGTGAACAGGATGAGCCTGCAGCCTGCGCCGCAGCCGGCGGCCCTCCCAGAGGCCCGGGGAGCGTatggtttgtttttaatcagCAGCACCCTTTCTCTCAATGACTGTGTTCAGAGGAAACCAACACATACACAGATGAAAAGCAGAGATAGAGGTGGGTTATCACCCTCACCCCACCTGCAGGTCCCTCAAGCCCCTCAGGACTCAAAGCTTAAACACAGGCACGGCCAAGGCCACTGGTAAGAGCACAGGGTTCAAAGCCCCCCTCTTTTATTTCATGGCCATGCAATTTGGGGCAAGTTCCTGGAcgactctgtgcctcagtttcccacttgTCCAATGGGGGTGGTTGCTGTGCATCAAGCTCACAGGCAGGCTGCTGCGAGGGGCGAGTGGCACTCGGCACggtgcccagcacacaggaaacacagagctggcatcaccaccaccactgccaccaccactgtcGCGATGGCAGCTGTGTCCCCCACCCTGCATGAGCCAACTGTGGCCCCGGCTGACCCCTGCCCCACTTCCCGGACTCCCGGGCCTCACCTCCAAGGCAGGCGGATCTTCAGACCTAAGTAGACAAGGATGGGGAGAGTGACAACCAGGAAGAGATACAGCAGGTCAGTGTGCGAGCCTCCTTCCATCTCTGGGGAAGAAGCAAACACTGGGTCCAGTGAGTCCGCCTCTGCCAGAGGCTGCGTGGGGGGGTGTGGTGGGCCACGCATCTGCGGTGgagtgggagagggtgggaaCGCTACAGGTGCCTTGGAGTAAGACAgatgagggttcaattcccacttccaccctcaccccaggCAAGTGGCTTTATCTCAAcgagcctgttttctcatctgcaaggtAGGGGTGATAGCCCTTGCCTCACGGAGCTATTAGGAGTGGGCACACCCCGCCAGGAGAAGGACCTGACACCCCATGCAAGGCCTGGCCAGCAGGGACTCCAGAAATGTCAAGTGGCTACAAGTGGGGCTACTCAGCTGACTGGACACCTCTCAGCCATGCTGGAAGTCTCAGGGCTCAGGACAAGGCTTGGCACAAAGAGCGGGTGTCCGCCCAGCTTCGCACCTACCTTCTGGCTGGGTGTGAAAGGTGACCGGGACACTCCACTCACTCCAGGTGCCCCGGAAGTaggagctgggctggggcccTGCTCGCACCCGCAGCTCATAGGTGGCGCCTTTGCGGAACtccaagggaaggagggagacactTCTTGAATCCACTGAGATCAGCTTCCTCCCTGGACTCTGCCAGCACAGGGCAAGGACGCACCCGGTCAGGGCCACCCTGGCcgggccctgcccccagcagaaCCACCGTCCCAGCCTCCATGGAAAGGCTGAATTCCTCCTTCAGGCTCTCCACTCCCCCCACGAGAGCCAGGCCCCAGCCCGAGTCCTGGCCCCTGCAGTGTGGGCCGCACAGAGCCGTGGCGCTCTCGGCCTTGCCTGCGACACAAAGCTTTGTGCTGCTCCTCTGTGACCCCCCAGGAGGGGACCCACCCTGCGAGGACTGGGGTGTTCTGGGAGCAGTGACAGCCACTCCTGGTGATGTTTAATGGGCAGCATTCCCGACAGTGGACACTCTGAGACTTCAGCAGGTGTCCCAGGGCATTTGAACCTTGCACTGCGGGCATCTCAGCGATGGCACCTCTGAGAGCCTTGCACTGGGGACATGCTAAAGGGTGTCATTCTAGAACTCTTCTGCATAGCGGGACACCCTGGACCCCTCTGGCACTGTAAACAACGGGCTCCTCTGGGCGCCTCACGTTTGAAATCACGGTCCTTCTAACACAGGGAGGTTCCAGATGGCCCCATTTCTGAAACTTCCTCTGCCGTCACTAGACTGGAGGTGAAACCTGAGGAAGTGCCCAGCCCTTCCCTTTTGGCATGCTGATAGGGGAGAGACAGGGACGGGGAGGAAACAGTTTTAAGGGGTTTCCTATCCCGGGACTAAAGGAAGACAAGGCAGCACAAAGTGAGAGAGTGTGGGGGGTGTCCATCCTCGGCGTGTCCTTGGTTCCCATTCCGGACTGTGGATGACAAGCTCCCCCGTCTCCCAggttctcccctcccccgcctggGGCTCCGCACTGCCCGCCACCCCGCCCCGGTGGTCTGTACTAACCAGGCTCCAGGGGTCTCCCCGCCTCCTGTACTGCAGCTCATACTGAAGCTTGCCCACGAGTGGGTACGAATCATAACTGGAGCTCCAGGAAATGTTGTAACGCCCCAGGAAGGTCACGGTCACGTTGAAAGGAGGAGACGGTTTGACTTGAAGAAAAAAGCCAGAAAGATAAGGCGGGGTGAGATTCTGTAGCTGCCGAGAAGGTTTGGTGGCCCGTGTCCTATGAGAGCAGGATTGTAACCCCCAGTGACTgttcttgggcctcagtttcttcatctggaaaacgAGAAACTCAGACTAGACTGGGGCTgcaaagggaggcaggcaggcgaTAGAAACGGGTGAAGCAGCTTTGGGGGCTGAAGCGTACAAGGGCCTCCCAGGCTAAGGGCGATGCGGGGCTCAGGCCCAGCCCACCGTGGCCGGGCAGGAATGCAGACCAAGGCGGCCAGGGAGAAAAAGCCTGGAAATCCAGATTACTGTGGGCAATCTCTCAACTGTTAAAGTTAGCTACTAATCCCAAAACGTCTAAGCTACCTGTTGGCCATAGCTACTATTCCTctaattctgctttattttttcttaattttttaaaatgtatttcgaaagagggaaaaggagggagaaagagagggagagaaacatcgattggttgcctcccactcgccccccaaccaggggcccggcccacaacccaggcatgtgccctgagtgggaattgaactggcgacctttcagttctcaggacTGCACtgaacccacggagccacaccaccCCGGGCCTCTGTAGTTAGTGACACTATTTATCATGCTAATGATGACAGCCACCACCACTGAGTGCCAACGGGCTGCTCTGCCCCGAGCGGTCTGACAGGCCGCAGAGGACCCTGAGCATCGCGTTCTCATCTCGCAGACATCTTCCGCAGGTGCAAGGGTGGGGACCTGGACCGCAGCACCACAGCCTCCTGGGTGCCCCTCAGGCAAAGGGCAAAGCCCGGCTACCGGTTCGGCTCCTTCCCAAATTTGTTCCACAGCACGAGCTGACACAGCGCGGTGTGTGCTTTCATTTCCCCTCTTGTAAAGGGGAATTGGTTTCTGTCACACAGGATGAAAATTCATGGAACTACACTGAGTAGTAGAAGGAGGGGGCTTCAGGGGAACCGAGCGATAAGTGTCGCATTCCTGTAACAGGGAAGTGACAGGCCCTGGCACCTTCTCTGAGCTCTGCTCACCACCATCTAAAGCCCTCCGCGACCCTGCTCACCAGCTGCCTCCTCTGGGATCTTAGCTCCTTGGGGCACAGGTTTAGTTCTCCTGGCTCAGTGCTGTGTCTGCACCTCCGTGGAcagagcccagcacacagtaggccctcaagaaatatttgttcaattcAGTGTTCAAAATGAACTCTGAAGTTGCTTACAACTCTGCCCCATGGCCTGAGGTGCAAAGAAGGCACCCCTCCACGAGGCCGTGGCGAGTGCTTTATTGCCGTTGCTGTTTCAGTGACGGGTCCTTCTGAACTGGAGTGGTTCCTGAaccctcttctcttccccaggCCGGTGGGGGCCTGGGTGTCAGCTTCCTCATGGGCCCCCGGCTGGCTGGTGAGGGCCAGCCAGTTCA is a window of Desmodus rotundus isolate HL8 chromosome 1, HLdesRot8A.1, whole genome shotgun sequence DNA encoding:
- the IL21R gene encoding interleukin-21 receptor isoform X2 gives rise to the protein MPRGWAAPLLLLMLHGACGCLDIVCYTDYFQTVTCILETWTLYPSTLTLAWQDSYGELADEVTSCSLRRSTHNATHAKYTCHMDVFRFMADDIFSVNMTDLSGNHSQECGSFVLAESIKPSPPFNVTVTFLGRYNISWSSSYDSYPLVGKLQYELQYRRRGDPWSLSPGRKLISVDSRSVSLLPLEFRKGATYELRVRAGPQPSSYFRGTWSEWSVPVTFHTQPEGLKIRLPWRLWKVWVQVPSPESFFQHLYVGHSGNFKKWVGTPFTASSLQLGPWSPEVLSTLETHSCCPPLSAIPGLVTTLLPEPVDLLEADRVPEPDCWGPDPSTAGSLGSSAYSQEGDRPYGLVSIDTVTVVDAEEPCTCPCTCEEDGYPALNLDTGLEPGLDTEDPLLRTKATVLSCGCVAAGGPARLGGHLGSLFDKLKLPFENEAGWVPGPPWGGGLSRGVSDSEEGSPPAGLDMDTFDSGFAGSDCGSPVECDFAGPRDEGPPRSYVRQWVVMAPPPAGAGPQAS
- the IL21R gene encoding interleukin-21 receptor isoform X1, which codes for MPRGWAAPLLLLMLHGACGCLDIVCYTDYFQTVTCILETWTLYPSTLTLAWQDSYGELADEVTSCSLRRSTHNATHAKYTCHMDVFRFMADDIFSVNMTDLSGNHSQECGSFVLAESIKPSPPFNVTVTFLGRYNISWSSSYDSYPLVGKLQYELQYRRRGDPWSLSPGRKLISVDSRSVSLLPLEFRKGATYELRVRAGPQPSSYFRGTWSEWSVPVTFHTQPEEMEGGSHTDLLYLFLVVTLPILVYLGLKIRLPWRLWKVWVQVPSPESFFQHLYVGHSGNFKKWVGTPFTASSLQLGPWSPEVLSTLETHSCCPPLSAIPGLVTTLLPEPVDLLEADRVPEPDCWGPDPSTAGSLGSSAYSQEGDRPYGLVSIDTVTVVDAEEPCTCPCTCEEDGYPALNLDTGLEPGLDTEDPLLRTKATVLSCGCVAAGGPARLGGHLGSLFDKLKLPFENEAGWVPGPPWGGGLSRGVSDSEEGSPPAGLDMDTFDSGFAGSDCGSPVECDFAGPRDEGPPRSYVRQWVVMAPPPAGAGPQAS